In Colletotrichum destructivum chromosome 1, complete sequence, the sequence CAACACGCATCACATACATACCACATGCAGCTCGCCCGCCCCTCTCGATCACTTTTGTACTTTTGGCCTCAATCCAGGTTGAATGGTCTAAACGAGTTAAACGCCAACACCGCGCACAAAGACAGTATCGGCACCGACTGATGCATGCGTGTTTTCCACTGTTCTTTTGATCGTTTCGCGTTTCGCAGTTTGGTATGCTTCTGCCTAGGTAGGCCGTCCATCTCATGTATCAACGACCCTACTCATCAGGCAACACTTGAGACAGTAAACGGTGGGCGGGGGGCTGGGACGGGTTCTTTATTGGCATCCAGAGTACACTTGCAGCAGCTCCCACGCCATAGGGCACGGGCCAATCAATGACTTGGCTCGCTTCAAGAACCGCAAATCGCACGGCAAACGTGTGAGCTTCAGACTTCAGGACTTCAGGTGGTAAGAAGGGGACACTAGAGGATATTCATAGCAGCAAGTGTACAAGTGACAAAAAGAACCCAGGGATTCTCATCTCACTTGCCATCACATGTGGGCCGGGCCACTTACTCTGTCTtagtgtacggatacagcgAGCTCCAACTGTTGACACTCTCTGCAGTCTGCAGTCTGCAGCCCGCCATTGCTCGTCTCGCCTCGCCTGAAGCCGGCCAACGAAGCCGAGCCACTCGCTGCAAGTCATCCCTCGATTTGCAGCTTGGTCGGGTGGGACACTAGGTAGTTGGTTACCTCTCCCACCCAGACGAAGGCCAGACGGGGCCGTGTTTTAttttttgttttatttttcAATTTTTCAGGTCATTGTCCATTGGTCTAGCGGGCTCGTGATGTGGTGTGCCACGTTGACATTGTCCCCCGTCCCAAGCTGTATCGTCCATCGCGAGGCACGACTTCTATTTTGTTCCATGTTTACCTTCCCCCCATTGCGCCTTCCCCGGATGCACCACACCGCACCGCCTTGTTTCCCCAACGTGACACAACGCTGGAGGCAACGCCTAGCCGCAGTCCTCTTCGTTTCATATCCTGTCATTTACGAGCAAGTTGCCCTCATTTTTGCTTCTCGTCATCAACAGGGATAAACCGCAGCAAACACCTCTGGCCCAGGGGCCGCGACGAGATGAGCTGGTCCGACATGGCCATCGACTCGGCCGTCATTGACGTCTCAGGGAGTGTCGTGTAACGGGAGTAGATGTCCGCCAAAAGCGTCTTCATCTCCGCAAGTGCCAGACTACGTAGACGGATCACCGGTTAGTGGCCGACGTTCATCCGGAGGGACATAGGGGGTTGGGGTGGGGACGGGCATGAGTACTCACTGCTTTCCAACGCACCCCCTGCCTCCGTTGGCAAACGCAAACATAAGCCGCTTCCTCTCGGCATCgcccgtcggcgccatccaCCTGTTCGGGTCAAACACGTCCGCCTCGGGAAACACGCTGCCGTCGATGCGGTGGACGGAATAAGCCTGGCAACTGACGATGGTCCCTTCCGGAACAAAGTATCCATCGATCGTCCGCCCACCCCGGGGCACGTACCGTGGCAGAGACATGGGGATGGCGGGGAAGCACCGCAGGCCCTCTTGCACGACGGCGTCCAGGAACGGCAGCCTGTCGAACGCCGCGGTACTCGCCGCCCCGGCGTTCTCTCTCAGCTCCCGCCGGAGCGCCTCTTGGAACCGCAGCGACCGCGGCTGCGAGAGCTCCCACATGAGGAAGCATAGGCCGTCGCCCGTGGTGTCAATACCCGCCGCCATGTGGTCGAGGCACTCGCCCGCCATGTCGAGCTGATCCAGGCCCtgctgcccgccgcccgaTTTCTCGTGCAGCCGGCTGAGGAGCGTGAACGAAGCTGGGTCGGGCTTCATGCTGGACTCCATCACGAACGTGTCGGCGAGGGGCGTCTCGCGAGGCTTGGCGAAGAGGTAGAGGATCCTGGAGAGGAGCTTGTGCAACGCAGGGCTGTAATGTTGGACGAGGCGGTCTGGGTGACAGAGCGCACGCGGGAGGATTAGCCCGATCGGTGGTCATGACCTCGATGGAGGAAGGGGCTATCTGCTACTCACTCTGCAGGctgtcgtcggcggcgacctgatgcatcatctcctcgtccgcctcgttCTCGAGGCAGTTACTGCCGTACGGGTGGAACAGGTGGTGCGTGACGCAGTCGCAGGCGTACGAGTGAAGACTCATCTATAACAGGACGGAAGAAATCACAGTCAACGGACCCTGTCAAGTCTAGGTAGGGTGTGTTTGTGACTGTCGCAGTTTTGACCTACAAAGATGTCGTGGCTCTTGCCCACGGACGCCGCGCATCGGTTGATGAACCTTTGCGACCTCTCCTGAATCCCGCTGAGGGGCGCCGGCCGCAGGACGTTGCTGTTGGCATACCGGTCTGCGATGATCCTCTTTCGCTTCGCGTGCTGGCATACATGATAAGTCACTCATCTCTGCCTTTGCGTCGAGTCGCAGCCCAAGGGGGGAAAGCGGGAGAGCGTACATCTTCTTTGTTCAGCGTTGTAAACATGGTCCTGAAAAGGTTAGTAAGCGGGCGCCGGTCTCCATCGAGTTCAGTATCTTCCATACACACCTCCGTCCATAAACTCTGAACAAGTTATAAAACTCCGTCTTGTCGtagccgctgccgccggagCAGTAAATCTCCTTAACGGCCTCGTAGGAGGTGAAGCAGACCTCTTCCGGCGCAACGCGGACGACCGGGCCATACCTCTGGTGCAGGCCGTGAATGTATTTCGTCCGGTTCGCGCGCAGCTCATGCCATTTCAGGAGAAGAGACGTGAAGGCCGATATCCGCGGGCCGGGAAATTTCcacaacggcgacgagatgcaGCGGACGAGGTAGACCGCCAagaggccgacgaagacCGCTccgacgaagaagggcgaAAACACCAACATGTTACGATATCCTTCTCTGGGAAGAAGGTGAGAGAGGCAACAGGGACTCCAAAGATTGGGCGATCCGTCGAGTCGTCGTTGGTGACGCCGGGGCCTCTCTTATCAGCTCCGGATCCGGGGACGATAGCGCTTGCTTAATGAGTCAAATCAGAGGGGTTCGATTCGTAAATGACcaagcgccggcgccgataGGGGAGCCCGGAGGGGTTTTAGGTAACGGGAACCCGCCGCCAACCCTAACTgaggggggtgaggggggtgAGGGGCACTTGTGATGTGAATGAGCACCGATTACCCCTCCATGGTTTTCATGGAGTTTGGCTGTAAAAAAAAGCCCCTTCACTGCCTGgtgcttgctgctgctaggcATGTGGGGGGTGACAGGCAGAGCAGACCAGAGAAAAGCGAGATTGTGATGGATTCTGAATTCAACTCGCGAGCCTCTACGCCGTCCCTGGGCAACCGACATCTCCCAAACCAACGCCGCCTGCCTGTCAGTCTCTACCAACTCAACGCCCGTCCGAATCATACTAATACAGGGGGGGCGGAGATGTcaccccctcttcccccccgcGTCAAGACGAGGCTCCCCTCACAGCTCGTCCCGTCTCTTAGTACCCTGCGTCGCCTTGTCATTGGAACTGCCTCCGCCAAATAAGCCGCTCAACCAAGACATACCAGGAATCGACACCGTCCCCGCCGGAGGGTACTCCTTGCCATTGACCGTGACCTTGGGTGTGCAGGTGCACCACTGGTCCTCTGGCACGCCGCTGAGCGCCGAGGGGATGTGTGCGCCGCAGCCGCGCCAGGTTGCCTTTGCTGTTTAGGAAAGTTGTGTGTCAGTTGTTGTTGCCCGTCTTGGCGATAATGAATGTCATGAGTGTGTCTTACAGCAAGTGGGACAGGTGACTCCGAAGCACATTTTGAAAGTAGGAGGGGAGAGCGCGAGGGGGAGAGATAGCGTGTGTGTAGTTGTGTGTAGGTCTGTGGTGTGTGGTAGGAAAGGCGAGTAAGTCCGGAGAGTCGAACTGTTGTTGTATGATCAAAGAGATGAAGCGAAGCACTGATTGGGATGAGATTGAGGTTATGTCCTTTTttttggaggggggaggagtaAAGCGGACAATATGCTGTAGGGATTAAGTATTCGCGGTGCCCGTGATAGCATAATCCTCCCGCATACTTGGGGTCGCCGACCTGCATTGAGCATCGCCGCGAACCATTGACCGCAAAAGTGGGACCTCGGTGCCCAACCCTATGTACCTATCGCCGACCTCGCTCCTATTCCGGAAAAGTGGGGGAACATGCTGTAGCAGCGGGAGTCACCGAAGGCGGTAAACGACTGTCCTGGTAATCATTCCCTATCATTCTCAGAGAGCATGTATAACTATTTACTCGGCGGCCGCTTTCAATATGCATCCTGACTGTGGTTGGTCACTCCCGGCTGCCTGTCGTGGACCAGCTACGCACTCTTACTTGTCGTGAGCAGACATGCACCACCAATTTTCATACCTGATTGAGGAACTGAACCACCCGCTCAGCCAACCACTGCTGGGATTCCGGCTTTTTCACCGTGTGGCTTGCCCCGGGGATCAGGCCAGACAACTCATGGACTTTGGGGCTGATCTTCTTCCACGAGTCTACAAGAGCTTGCTTGTCGATCTTGTCTGGGAcgaactcgtcctcggcggaTTGTAAAGCCATGACGGGCTGCTGGAACCTGTTCCAGACCTCAGATACAAACGACTCGTCGAGGTCAGATGAGAAATAGTCATCATCTCCGCTTTGTATCGGGTCAGCAGTGCGGCGCAAAGGCGAGTAGATGATATTTTTACTTGCCCTTTGGCTGCCAGGGAGTGCCAGCGGTATGCCGTCATGGGTGTCTGGAAGAAAGATGGTAACTGATCTCTGGGCATCGCCTCCCACTCTTTCCCCTCGTCGATCAACTTCTCTGCGTATTCCAGGCTCTTCTTCAGCCAATCAGGATCGACAGAGTCAGCGATGCTCTCTCGATCGGAAACAGGACCTTGGAGAATAAAGCCATCAACAGGGTCCTCCTTGTGCTTGGTATACTCCGCGCAGTCCTAGTCGAGTAAGCAAAATGACCCTCTGTTTTCAGCTTGCATGTAGCCTTTCATACTTGGCATCCGGTTGAGTGACCCATGAGAAcaatcttcttcttgccaATGCCTCGTAGATATCTTACGAGAGCCGCTATATCCTCGACATCGTTCTTCAGACTCGAGTATCCGTAGCCCGAAAATGAGCTTCTCATCCGGATTTCAAAAACGGACCAGTCCTGTCCCGTGCTCTTCAGATGCCTAGCAAGAGATTGGGTATACAAGACGGTATGTGGGCCATCACCGAGGCCTCCTATGAAAAGTATGGCGTTCGAAGCTGCAGATGGACCGATCTCGTAGGCGCTGGCATGAGACGTCGGGGACTCGTAAAGGTGGACGGTGCAAGAGAATGATGTAGAAGACATTTTTCTTAGAGAATGAGTGAATGAAAGATAAGATAGTAACTGCTGAGTTTAGTAACTTGGGTTGGGAGGAGTTTATGCGATGTGAATATCGTGATGCAGTCACTTCATAAACAATGAATGTGGATGTGGGTGGGATTGGGATTCCTCAGTTGACGTAAACGCAAGTGGGGGAACTCTTACTCAtagtaggtacctaggtagtggACCTGCTATCGTGGGCTTAGGAGCTCTCATTCAGGCACCCTGGGTGCCGACGAGAACCCCCTGACACAATGATTTGTCAGTGGGATTTGATACTGGGCGCACGGGAAAGGAAGCCACCCGATTGGTTCAGCCGCTAAAGTTGGGAACGTCTCTCAGGACGTGTTTCTGACCTCAACCCAGCAAAGTTGCTCTCTGATTGATGCCCTTGCAACTGAGTAACGAACGACACGGCATCCTTTTCAGCTACACCCAATATCGCCGCAGCAACCGTCATCTTTCATAGAGACGCCagttgcccccccccccccccggcacAAAACCTCTGCTGATCAACACTGCGGATTCCTTCGGGACCGGCATGAACAGAGGGCTATCTCACCATGGCGACCAGTTCGGCCAACGCAAACCCGGCGCGGAATGAGTTCTTCCAACAGGTCCGTGTTCCTCAACCAGCCGTGAACACTTGCTGACTTTTTCGCTAGTTAAAACCATGCTGTGTCTCCATCAGCCAGTTAGCGATTAGGCAACAAGGCGAAGCCTCCAAAAGGCTCACTGGTTTGACTGAGGAATTGCTCAGTATCCTTAACGACCAAGTCAACCGAGATGCCACAGTGTTTGACGAGAAGCTTGCCGACTACGTATTCTTTCCGCTCTCCCATGTCTTCCGTAGCCACGACCAGTACCCCAAGCCCCTCATCGAAATCGCAATCAAGTGTCTCACCATAGTCATCGTTCACGGCTGGAAGTCGAACATCTCGCCTCAGATCTTGCAACAGCTTCTCATCTTACTCACTTTCATCGTTGGCGGAGTAcctggaggagaagaagaagcacacGATCTGCCCGAGGAAACCGAACTCGAGTCACTGAGGGCGTTGACAgccctcatcgccgtggCTGGAACTTCAACCaaggcagcagcggcgctGACTGAAGAAAAGTTGATTCCGACTCTGGGACACACCATTACGGTACTTTTGGAGTGTGTTGCGGATGGCAGGACACCGGAGATCCAGCTAGAAGCCTTACGAACACTTGCCTGTTTTTACACGGGCATCAAGGATCAAGCTGCACTCGCCTCTTTCCTCCCGGGTATCGTGTCGTCTCTGACGAAGCTCCTTGCCAAGCCCCCGAGAGAGAAGAACAGGGTACTCGTTAGTTCCTTACTTTCTATGAAACTGGTTCTTGTGCAAGTTCTCGGCGATGTCAGAACTCGAAGCATTTCTGCGAGGCCGAACACCGAAGCCTCTTCCGATACCGACAAGGGTGCCATTCTGAGCCCGGCATGGCTCACCGCCACCAAGACACAGATCAAGCTGGCCTTGGCAACTGTACTGAAGCTCCGAACGCATGGTTCGAAAGATGTACGCGAAGCTTTGCTGACGCTATGTCTGGGGCTCCTCGACGAATGCCACATTTCGTTGGAAAATTGTTCCTCTGTCCTCGTAGAGACGGCCATGGTTCTGTCACCAACCGGCCAGACTTCATCGATTGCAGTAACGAGCTTGCACGACTTGGCAATCATTTACTCCGAGCTCGGCGAAACCGTCAAAGTCACATGCTACAATTGGATCACCAGCTTGCCCAGGATCATGCAGTCCGCCGACGAAAGCAAAAAACAGACGGCCGTCCAGAATTTGATGAGGGGCATGTCCCTTGTGGGCAGCCTCCAGCTGGACTCGTCACTCTTGGACGAATCCATAGCAGCAGCTCTGAGGGACAGCGTCACGTCTTTAGTGACTGGAGTCACGCCGGGGAAAGTTTCAGACCAAACGTCGACAGATGCCTCATGGTATAGCCAAGATGTTATGCTGGCCGGCGAAACGTCGAGACAATACCAAAACGTGTTGCTGGGCCAAGAGAGTCAGTTAGGTACAAGGCTGGCTATGCTCGACTTGCTTTCCAACGTAGGCCCAGCTTCACAACAAACCAAACTTGCTACCGAGATGTTGGATTTCGCCAGAGATTCGACCGGAGAGATGCAAATATCCTCCTTCTGGTTGAGCTTCGAACTTCTCAAGGCTGCATTGTCTCGCTCCAGCGATCTAGAGGACCTTCTGGATTTCTCCTCGCTGGGCCCTGGTGGGGACGTTGCCGACTCAGTATTCCAGGAGCTATACTCGTTTGCCGTGGTACTTCTTGACTCTTACTCGGAGCTGTCCGAGATCGACTGGAGGCTGGAGGCTACGGCACTCGAGGTCGCCTCATTTGCCGCCTCTCGATCCGGCGAAGCATTCAGACCGGAACTAATCGATGTGTTGTATCCGATTACGACCTTTTTGGGTTCTTCAAACCTTCAACTGAGGGAGCATGCCATTACAACTCTGAATATCCTGGCTGCTTCCTGCGGGTACACGAGTGTATCCGAACTGATTATCGAGAACGTCGACTACATGATCAACTCCATCTCACTGCGCCTCAATACCTTTGACATATCTCCAGCATCCACGAAGGTGTTGATCATGATGACTCGGCTGACGGGACCGCGTCTGCTTCCTTATCTGGATGATGTCGTGGCTTCAGTGTTTGCGGCCCTGGACAACTATCACGGTTATCCCATGTTTGTGGAGAGTCTCTTCGCGGTTCTAAAGGAAATCGTGAGCCAGGGTGCCAAGTCCGACAAACTTCTTCTGGAAGGCCGCCAGAACGGACCTGAGAGTCACAGAAAAGTAGCGAGCGGCTCGGTGGCAGTCGAAGACGTTGTACGGCTATTGGAGAGGcgtcgagagagagaggctgcAGTCTCAGCTGCCGATGCCAATCTCGAAGATGCCGGCGGTCACCCGCAAATTCCTTGGGGTCCCGGCAAAGGCAAGGCCAAAGCGGATcttgaggacgacgaaggtGCAGCCGGCAACGAAGTCGACAAGGAGAGGCCACCCAAGACACCGACGTATACTCTCCTGGAAAGAATCACGGGCCTGACGCAACATTATCTCACGTCGCCAAGCCCTACGCTACGGAAGTCCCTGCTCGACCTGCTGGGGACTGTTTCCCCAGCGCTTTCAGGGGACGAGGACTCATTTCTGCCTTTGATTAATGCTGTTTGGCCAGTTGTTATCAACAGGCTgtacgacgaggaggccttTGTCGCAATTTCAGCATGCGACGCTCTATCCGCCCTTTGCGCCACAGCTGGCGACTTCTTGAGCTCCAGAATCAAGACTGAATGGTGGGATGGACTTGGCAAGTGGTGTCGCACAAAAAAGTCGGAGGCCGATCGCTCTCAGGGCCAGAGCAGAACGCGTCAGGAAAGCAGCAAGGCAGGGTGGGCAAAAGCACCTACGAGTCAGGAAATCGTTATTCCTATTCGGTCGGGGGGCGACCTACTTGGTCGCCAATCTGCAGAAATGTCTAACAGCTCGTCCCCCGGCGGCCTGGGAAGGTTCGCTCAAGCAGCCCAAGTATGGGAGGCCGTGACTCGTCTACTGGTCGCCATCGTTTCTCATGTTCGACTCGAGTCCGAGGTATTTAGCGAGTTTCTGGAGCTCTTGACCGAGGTCATCAGTCAGAACGCTGAGGCACGCCAGGCGTTGGAGGCAGTCAATGCCGATGCAGTCTGGCTGGTCCTGTATCAACGGGGACACGTTAAGCCTATGAAGACGCCCAAACTTGAGGGCTACAGTTTTCCGCCAATGACCGGACTGAGCTGAGCCAGATCCATGCGACCAGACTGGCTACGACATCGCGCTGGATAGACGCCCACTGGATACTGATCTCTGACTCGACACGGTGCATCAGAAAAAACGTTAGTTTTCTGAAAAATCAGAGCTGTTGAACGACATGGCAGCTGCCTACGGTATCCGATCAGAACCCACCAATTGGGAGTCAGCCGATAGCTTGGGAGAAGCTAGAACCGCGCTAGAATCCAACACAGCGTCTGGACCGGCGCCACATGCCACTCATGCGTGAGAGAGGCTCCTACATGGGAAGGTCCCTTTGGTTGCCAGGCGCTAGACGATCCACGATGCCCGGTTAATTAATGCGCAAAGGGCCATGCTTGTCAGCTGACGCGGGGTTGTGCAGCACTTTCAGTCTTGTCGGCGAACCCGAGCCTCTACGATGACAGGGGATAGCTGATAGCAACACAATCATCCAATATCTATGATAAGAGGATAGCGAACGTAAGAGGGCAAGATTATCACGGAACATGGCAACCGCCCGTAAACCCTGTTCTTGGTGCTAAACGTCTCGAAGAAGTGCAGAAACTAAGTGATTCATCGGTCGACCCTGTTTCGGAATGATGAAGCGGCGGGCATACGGGCGGGCAGTGGCTCGAGGGGTATCTGTATCTTGAGCATGTTTGCGGACTGCGAAGTGGGAGTAGCCCCCGAATACCCCAGATCCGCACGAGTAGTTGCATTATGCACCAAGGCGACGGGTTGCTGGCAGTGCTATTTGATGGGGGGGTTCCTGAAGGCCAAGGGGCTAGGGAACGACAAGATATCCATTATTGCTTGGACCCAACGTTTGGCCAATCATCGTCGCACATCCGGTCGCGGCCAAGGCTTGATTTCTCTCGGCGCCCAGAGACTTGGGGATCTCAATTGCAACTTTAATACTCTAATACAACAGACAGTTGGACGAACTCAAGGACCACAACACAGAACTCAGGTATTGCGCGTAATCAACTTGATTTTAAATTGCGGCGGGACTGGAGCGACATCACTTGACGTGTTGACCTGAGTCAAGTCGTGGGTGGCACTATTGTCTTTCGCGTCAGGGGACGACGGTACCCTTCACCCGCCGTCCAATCACGGGGCCGTTGACGACAAGTTGATGATTCTGTGTCGAGCGGCCTTCTAGAACGAATGGAAGCTAAAGAAGGAATGCGGCAATTGTTTGTCTGATACGGGgtgtggcggcggcgtcgtggtcgtcgaaCTTTCTACCCGGCGCCTCTGGCGGCGTACGGAGATCGCGTGCTCGGGCGTTATCATCAGAGAAATAATGCCATCCAACGCCCGTTCGGAGTTGTAACCGTATGCAGACTAGAGGCCGAACGATTGAGCATGCCGTCGTTCTTGTGATTTCTACAACAGCAAAATCCCATTTGTTGACGCGAACTGGCTCTAATCATTTGTTCTCTGAAGGCGTCGAGAGTCACAAAACTTCGAGTCAACGAAAGACGCAAAACAAAGTAGGATAAGAAGCCTATACGACAAGGACGCAACTCCCAGGTGGCAATCCCTTCGCATTGAGACAGGCTTCAGTTGtaccttcttcctctttaCCTTCCTTATCAGCATCGCTGCAAGTCCACATAGGCCGGCTTATCATCGTCGCAGGGGCACGGAGCAAGGGGTGGCCGGTCTAGATGATAGACCCCAGAGACTCGCCGAGAAAAGCCAAGATATCAAACTCTCCCCAGCCAATCATTGACCCTGTCCCAACGACTTACCACCACCATCTCCAGGCGGGATGTTGACCAAGCTTTGCCCGAGAACCGAGCTAAGACAAACACACCACCTTGATTGAGCAACGGGCACGCTGTGCCGGGTGACACTAGTGTTAACACTTCGAGCTGACTCCAATCTGCTTCGGCTCTCGCCCCTTGGGGGTGGACCGTCTTATCGTCGGTGAAAGCTTGTCTCGTCGACCTTTGCCCGAGGAGTCAAGGGTCTAGGCCACACGGACGACCTACCACCCATGCGAAAGACCAGGCTAACATGGCGGCGTGCCCGGGGAGTGGCAGGTTGGAGTCCTACCCCGTGGCACTGGAACACCGTGTATAAGCAGGCAACATGGGGGGTCAAGTGAAGGAAGGTTGCGCCGCACCAGACGGACCAAATATTGCCTTCCGCTCATGGCCCACCGGCCGTCGACTTCTGAATCCTACTCTAGATACCCTACCCAACgcgtatatatatatatatcaGGGGTCTCTTGGCACTTCTTCTTGGAAGGTTCGACCTGTGCTCTGTCCTCCCACCGGCTCGTCCGTCTTTGCCTCATCAACGATTTCGAGGTGCACTTGGGTCTGTCTACCAAAATGTCTTCCCAAcccaccgtcgtcgacgacgagaagaactCCGCCAAGGAGCCCGCCGTGAACAGCCATCACGGTAGCTATGAGGGTTCCCGCGATGAGGAGACTGGTGTTGTCGCCAAGGGCCAGCCCCTTCAACGAAACCTCCAGAACCGACACATGCAGATGATTGCCATCGGTATACCTCGTCTCGCACCCAGAGGCTCCAATGCAGTTCGCTGACTTTCATCAAATAGGCGGCGCCATTGGTGCTGGTCTATTTGTCGGATCCGGCGGTGCTCTCCGAACCGGTGGCCCGGCTGCTCTTGTATGGCTCTCTTCCcacccccccaccccccccttctctccatctcgggTTGGATTGATTCCTGATACTGATTATGAGTTCAAAAGGTCATTGGTTACATGATTGTCGGGATCATGCTGATGTTTACTACCCAAGCTCTTGCCGAGATGGCTGTCCTGTACCCCGTCAACGGTGCCTTCTATACCTACGTTTGCCGATTCGTCGACCCCTCTTGGTGAGACTCCCGACaaagcacacacacacatacacactcCGAACCTCTCTGCTAACAAGTGTCAGGGGCTTCGCCATGGGGTGGGATTACGCCATCGCCTGGCTGACCGTCCTCCCcttcgagctcgtcgccgccagtATCACCATTAAGTTCTGGCGCGACGACCTCAACATGGGCATCTGggtcgccgtcttcctcatcgtcctcgccatcatccagATCTTTGGCGTTCGCGGCTacggcgaggtcgagttCGTCCTCAGCATCATCAAGATCGCCGCCTGCACGGGCTTCATCAttctcggcatcgtcatcaactgtggcggcgtcggcgacaaggGCTACCTCGGCGCCAAGTATTGGCACGACCCGGGTGCCTTCCAGAACGGATTCAACGGCTTtgccggcgtcttcgtcgtcgcggccTTTGCATTTGGCGGGAcggagctcgtcggcctcgccgccgccgaatcGGCCAACCCGCGCAAGGCCATTCCCATGGCCAGCAAGCAGGTGTTTTGGCGCATTGCTTTCTTCTACATTGTTaacctcttcatcctcggcctcatcgTCCCCTCGAACGACCCCCGCCTCATGGGCTCCTCGGGCGCCAACACAAAGGCCTCGcccttcgtcctcgccatccaggacgcCGGCATCAACGTCTTGCCCTCCatcttcaacgccgtcatcactatcgccgtcatctccgTTGCCAACAGCTGCACCTTCGGCTCGACCCGCACCATGcaggccatggccgagcGTGGCATGGCCCCGCGCTTCCTCGCCTACGTCGACAAGCATGGTCGTCCCATCTGGTGCGTCCTGATCCAGATCGCCTTTGGTCTGCTCGCCTTCATCGGCGAGTCTGCCGACAGCAGCACCGTCTtcggctggctgctggcccTCTCCGGCCTCTCCTACTTCTTCGTTTGGGGCTCCATCTGCCTT encodes:
- a CDS encoding Putative cytochrome P450 — protein: MLVFSPFFVGAVFVGLLAVYLVRCISSPLWKFPGPRISAFTSLLLKWHELRANRTKYIHGLHQRYGPVVRVAPEEVCFTSYEAVKEIYCSGGSGYDKTEFYNLFRVYGRRTMFTTLNKEDHAKRKRIIADRYANSNVLRPAPLSGIQERSQRFINRCAASVGKSHDIFMSLHSYACDCVTHHLFHPYGSNCLENEADEEMMHQVAADDSLQNRLVQHYSPALHKLLSRILYLFAKPRETPLADTFVMESSMKPDPASFTLLSRLHEKSGGGQQGLDQLDMAGECLDHMAAGIDTTGDGLCFLMWELSQPRSLRFQEALRRELRENAGAASTAAFDRLPFLDAVVQEGLRCFPAIPMSLPRYVPRGGRTIDGYFVPEGTIVSCQAYSVHRIDGSVFPEADVFDPNRWMAPTGDAERKRLMFAFANGGRGCVGKHLALAEMKTLLADIYSRYTTLPETSMTAESMAMSDQLISSRPLGQRCLLRFIPVDDEKQK
- a CDS encoding Putative fusarinine C esterase SidJ, alpha/Beta hydrolase; translated protein: MSSTSFSCTVHLYESPTSHASAYEIGPSAASNAILFIGGLGDGPHTVLYTQSLARHLKSTGQDWSVFEIRMRSSFSGYGYSSLKNDVEDIAALVRYLRGIGKKKIVLMGHSTGCQDCAEYTKHKEDPVDGFILQGPVSDRESIADSVDPDWLKKSLEYAEKLIDEGKEWEAMPRDQLPSFFQTPMTAYRWHSLAAKGGDDDYFSSDLDESFVSEVWNRFQQPVMALQSAEDEFVPDKIDKQALVDSWKKISPKVHELSGLIPGASHTVKKPESQQWLAERVVQFLNQV
- a CDS encoding Putative TEL2-interacting protein, whose translation is MATSSANANPARNEFFQQLKPCCVSISQLAIRQQGEASKRLTGLTEELLSILNDQVNRDATVFDEKLADYVFFPLSHVFRSHDQYPKPLIEIAIKCLTIVIVHGWKSNISPQILQQLLILLTFIVGGVPGGEEEAHDLPEETELESLRALTALIAVAGTSTKAAAALTEEKLIPTLGHTITVLLECVADGRTPEIQLEALRTLACFYTGIKDQAALASFLPGIVSSLTKLLAKPPREKNRVLVSSLLSMKLVLVQVLGDVRTRSISARPNTEASSDTDKGAILSPAWLTATKTQIKLALATVLKLRTHGSKDVREALLTLCLGLLDECHISLENCSSVLVETAMVLSPTGQTSSIAVTSLHDLAIIYSELGETVKVTCYNWITSLPRIMQSADESKKQTAVQNLMRGMSLVGSLQLDSSLLDESIAAALRDSVTSLVTGVTPGKVSDQTSTDASWYSQDVMLAGETSRQYQNVLLGQESQLGTRLAMLDLLSNVGPASQQTKLATEMLDFARDSTGEMQISSFWLSFELLKAALSRSSDLEDLLDFSSLGPGGDVADSVFQELYSFAVVLLDSYSELSEIDWRLEATALEVASFAASRSGEAFRPELIDVLYPITTFLGSSNLQLREHAITTLNILAASCGYTSVSELIIENVDYMINSISLRLNTFDISPASTKVLIMMTRLTGPRLLPYLDDVVASVFAALDNYHGYPMFVESLFAVLKEIVSQGAKSDKLLLEGRQNGPESHRKVASGSVAVEDVVRLLERRREREAAVSAADANLEDAGGHPQIPWGPGKGKAKADLEDDEGAAGNEVDKERPPKTPTYTLLERITGLTQHYLTSPSPTLRKSLLDLLGTVSPALSGDEDSFLPLINAVWPVVINRLYDEEAFVAISACDALSALCATAGDFLSSRIKTEWWDGLGKWCRTKKSEADRSQGQSRTRQESSKAGWAKAPTSQEIVIPIRSGGDLLGRQSAEMSNSSSPGGLGRFAQAAQVWEAVTRLLVAIVSHVRLESEVFSEFLELLTEVISQNAEARQALEAVNADAVWLVLYQRGHVKPMKTPKLEGYSFPPMTGLS
- a CDS encoding uncharacterized protein (Putative amino acid permease, fungi, amino acid permease/ SLC12A domain-containing protein): MSSQPTVVDDEKNSAKEPAVNSHHGSYEGSRDEETGVVAKGQPLQRNLQNRHMQMIAIGGAIGAGLFVGSGGALRTGGPAALVIGYMIVGIMLMFTTQALAEMAVLYPVNGAFYTYVCRFVDPSWGFAMGWDYAIAWLTVLPFELVAASITIKFWRDDLNMGIWVAVFLIVLAIIQIFGVRGYGEVEFVLSIIKIAACTGFIILGIVINCGGVGDKGYLGAKYWHDPGAFQNGFNGFAGVFVVAAFAFGGTELVGLAAAESANPRKAIPMASKQVFWRIAFFYIVNLFILGLIVPSNDPRLMGSSGANTKASPFVLAIQDAGINVLPSIFNAVITIAVISVANSCTFGSTRTMQAMAERGMAPRFLAYVDKHGRPIWCVLIQIAFGLLAFIGESADSSTVFGWLLALSGLSYFFVWGSICLSHIRMRMAWKVQGYTLEQIPYKVPLGIWGSVIGLFLNVICLIATFYNALYPSPNAQPEAEAFFTAYLAAPIVIFLYLLWKVISRDWRLYVPLREIDLKSGVVLADPSDEPLPEKTWANLPRRMARALF